A single region of the Arthrobacter sp. zg-Y20 genome encodes:
- the miaA gene encoding tRNA (adenosine(37)-N6)-dimethylallyltransferase MiaA yields the protein MNPAPERPVIAVVGPTGSGKSDLGVNLALELGGEVINADSMQFYRGMDIGTAKIPVAERRGVPHHLLDIMDVTEEASVSAFQTRARALVEDIRGRGMFPILVGGSGLYMRAALDVLEFPGTDPAVRAALEAELETAGLPALMARLRAADPVSAERISDARRVVRALEVLELTGRPFSSFMPVRQYFQPAVQIGLEVDRPVLHQRLAGRVDAMVEQGLLEEVRRLEPAGLRTGRTASRALGYAQFLAVLDGKSSVPEAAEATVVATRQFARRQLTWFRADPRITWLGFDDPALVTRAADAVRAAVRPSILEG from the coding sequence ATGAACCCTGCACCTGAGCGTCCGGTGATTGCCGTCGTCGGGCCTACCGGATCCGGCAAGTCGGACCTCGGCGTAAACCTTGCCCTGGAACTGGGCGGGGAAGTCATCAACGCGGATTCCATGCAGTTCTACCGCGGCATGGACATCGGCACGGCGAAGATCCCGGTTGCCGAACGCCGCGGCGTTCCGCACCACCTGCTGGACATCATGGACGTTACCGAAGAGGCCAGCGTCTCGGCGTTCCAGACCCGGGCCAGGGCACTGGTCGAGGACATCCGGGGCAGGGGCATGTTCCCCATCCTCGTGGGCGGTTCGGGGCTGTACATGCGGGCCGCGCTGGACGTACTGGAATTCCCCGGCACCGACCCCGCTGTCCGCGCGGCACTTGAAGCCGAACTGGAAACCGCCGGGCTGCCCGCGCTGATGGCCCGCCTGCGGGCCGCGGACCCGGTCTCGGCAGAACGGATTTCAGATGCCCGCCGCGTCGTGCGGGCCCTTGAAGTCCTCGAACTGACGGGACGGCCGTTCAGCTCCTTTATGCCCGTCCGCCAGTACTTCCAGCCTGCCGTGCAGATCGGCCTGGAGGTGGACCGTCCCGTGCTGCACCAGCGCCTGGCCGGCCGTGTTGACGCCATGGTGGAACAGGGCCTGCTCGAGGAAGTACGGCGGCTGGAACCGGCCGGACTGCGGACCGGCCGTACCGCCTCGCGTGCGTTGGGCTACGCCCAGTTCCTTGCGGTCCTGGACGGGAAGTCCTCGGTGCCTGAGGCCGCGGAGGCCACCGTTGTTGCCACCCGGCAGTTCGCCCGCCGCCAGCTGACCTGGTTCCGCGCCGACCCGCGCATCACTTGGCTGGGCTTTGACGATCCCGCCCTGGTTACCCGAGCGGCCGACGCCGTCCGTGCCGCCGTGCGGCCCAGTATCCTTGAAGGGTGA
- the dapF gene encoding diaminopimelate epimerase, which produces MPASGLPAAVAGLPFAKGHGTGNDFVLLADTDGSHDLAAADVAAVCDRHRGIGADGFIRAVRSEYVPEGRALLQNAPEAEWFMDYRNGDGSVSEMCGNGVRVFVHFLLEEHLVELGEGESLVIGTRAGLKTVTRTPGGYAVDMGPWEFIYPDHAAAKSMDTVVNAGGLEVPRPGLSVSMGNPHTVVALAELDELAATNLTTAPSVQPEPSNGTNVEFVVPAEPLVEDGVGLVTMRVHERGVGETLSCGTGACAAAVATRFWAGAGAPDAWAVTVPGGVVGVRFLTGPEGREHVELSGPAVLVARGILL; this is translated from the coding sequence CTGCCCGCCTCCGGCCTGCCCGCTGCCGTTGCCGGCCTGCCCTTCGCCAAGGGCCACGGCACCGGCAATGACTTTGTGCTGCTGGCCGATACGGACGGATCCCATGACCTGGCTGCCGCAGACGTGGCAGCTGTATGTGACCGGCACCGCGGAATAGGTGCGGACGGATTCATCCGCGCCGTCCGCTCCGAGTACGTCCCCGAAGGCCGTGCACTGCTGCAGAACGCACCGGAAGCCGAATGGTTCATGGACTACCGGAACGGAGACGGAAGCGTTTCCGAAATGTGCGGCAACGGTGTGCGGGTCTTTGTGCATTTCCTGCTTGAAGAGCACCTGGTGGAACTGGGAGAGGGTGAAAGCCTGGTTATCGGCACCCGGGCCGGGCTGAAGACCGTCACCCGCACGCCCGGAGGCTACGCGGTGGACATGGGCCCGTGGGAGTTCATCTACCCGGACCACGCTGCCGCCAAGTCCATGGACACCGTGGTGAACGCCGGGGGCCTGGAAGTGCCCCGTCCCGGGCTGTCGGTCAGCATGGGCAACCCGCACACGGTGGTTGCCCTGGCCGAGCTGGACGAACTGGCCGCAACCAATCTCACCACCGCGCCGTCGGTGCAGCCCGAACCCTCCAACGGAACGAATGTCGAGTTCGTTGTCCCGGCCGAGCCGCTCGTGGAGGACGGGGTGGGACTGGTGACCATGCGTGTGCACGAGCGCGGCGTGGGGGAGACCCTGTCCTGCGGTACCGGCGCCTGCGCCGCCGCCGTCGCCACGCGTTTCTGGGCCGGTGCCGGTGCGCCCGATGCGTGGGCCGTGACGGTGCCCGGCGGCGTCGTCGGCGTCCGGTTCCTGACCGGTCCCGAAGGCCGCGAACACGTCGAACTCAGCGGACCGGCCGTGCTGGTGGCCCGCGGCATCCTGCTGTAG
- a CDS encoding methyltransferase: protein MGSDHYFSSTPSGPEVRRPLRVTLNGSERTLQTAGGIFSPDGIDKGTAVLLDEVPAPPATGNLLDIGCGWGPVALTLALKSPAAQVYAVDVNERSLALTRDNAASLGCTNVSAARPEDVDPELRFDAIWSNPPIRIGKDELHALLLLWLPRLAPGGTAWLVVQKNLGSDSLQRWLTEELPAGFAVSRHSTAKSFRILKVERAHS, encoded by the coding sequence ATGGGTTCAGACCACTATTTCTCTTCCACACCGTCCGGACCCGAGGTCCGACGGCCGCTGCGCGTCACGCTCAACGGCTCCGAACGGACGCTCCAGACCGCCGGCGGCATCTTCAGCCCGGACGGCATCGACAAGGGCACCGCAGTACTGCTGGACGAAGTTCCCGCCCCGCCCGCAACCGGTAATCTCCTGGACATCGGCTGCGGTTGGGGCCCGGTGGCCCTCACCCTGGCGCTGAAGTCCCCCGCCGCACAGGTTTACGCCGTGGACGTCAACGAGCGCTCCCTTGCCCTGACCCGCGACAACGCCGCTTCGCTGGGATGCACCAACGTTAGTGCTGCCCGGCCCGAGGACGTGGATCCGGAGCTGCGCTTTGACGCCATCTGGTCCAACCCGCCCATCCGCATCGGCAAGGATGAACTGCACGCCCTGCTGCTGCTCTGGCTGCCACGCTTGGCTCCGGGCGGCACCGCGTGGCTGGTGGTCCAGAAGAACCTCGGATCGGATTCGCTGCAGCGCTGGCTGACCGAAGAACTGCCCGCCGGCTTTGCGGTGTCCCGCCACAGCACCGCCAAGTCCTTCCGGATCCTGAAGGTGGAACGCGCGCACTCCTAG